TATAATACAAAGCACGTTAAAGTTGATTTCGTACTAAGTGAGGTGTTACCCATTGCGAAAGATATGTTGCTTCTCCCCTAAATACTACAGGCGTTCCCAGGAAACTCTCGAGAAAGCGCTAAAAGAGCTTTCAGCTTATAAATCATGGCAAACATTTGATCCAGGTACTCTGTATCATATCGACGCACGCTATGCTGCGATGCCGGTGCTTACCAAGCATGAGATCCGCGAGCATTTCCCGGATGGATTCGTCCCGCCGGATAAGGACTTAAAACAGGGCCTTGAGAACCGTGAGGTTGAGTTTGTCAAGACGAGCGGAACAAGTGATGTCAGTGTGACCAATATATGGAACCAGCGATGGTGGGATGAATCGGAAAGGCTTTCCTGGGAGTTAAATTCCCATGCCAAAAAGTTGGCAACGGGAAGCCACAAAGAGGCAATCCTTGCTAATCCGCTTAACGTGGGTTTTATCTCGAATGACACCGATCTGGTGTTGGAAAAACGACGACTAGGCCGCTTCCTTTACCTTAATGAAAAGAGTGATCCGGCGTCTTGGACACAATCATTAATGGACAGGATGAGAGATGAACTTGATGAATTCAAGCCTGTGGTCTTTGAGGCAAATCCGTCACTTCTGGCCAAGCTGTGCCGTCACATTGCTGAGTGCCGTAAGGAGGTTTTCCAGCCAGGGCTGATAGTTCTCACATACGAGTATCCTTCGGTTTTGCATTACCGGCAAATCCGGCGCGTTTTTGGTTCACCAATCGCCAGTTCTTACGGCTCAACAGAGACTGGCTACGTCTTTATGCAATGTGAAGCGGGGAAATTTCATCAGAACAGCAAGTCCTGTCGTGTTGATTTCCAACCACTCAAGCCAGAACACGGTGGACACGGGGTAGGCAGAATCCTTGTAAGTCCGCTTAACAATCCCTGGTACCACATCATACATTTTGACGTGGGAGACTTGGTAGCGCTTGACGATAGCGGTGATTGTTCTTGCGGACGAAACTCTGGTATCATCCTTTCAGCAATTATGGGACGTATGGCCACGACAACCCTGACATTGACGGGCAGATTGGTAACACTCCACGAGCTTGACAATATCATTGGCGGACTATCCGGAATAGATGAGTATCGACTCGTACAGGCAGATAAGGAATCGTACCATTTATTTATAGCAAGCCAGGTGAATAACAAGGATGAGCTTGCCTGGGAAGCATCAAACAAGCTTAAAAAGCTCTATGGTGACGGGGCAAACATATCGGTAAGTTATGAAAATGCTATTTCCCCGGAAAGCACAGGTAAATACAGGCTAGCAAGGACTGATTTCCCAATAGAGGTAGAAGATTACCTTGATAAAAGCTACATCTGCGAAGGGATATAGGCACAAGGTGGATGAATAATGAGTGACAGAAAACCGGTATATCTCCTTGCTGGGGGCAGACCAGCAAATCGTGGGGAGAACAATTTGCTGATTCGCGAGGCTTTTCGCGAGAGTGATAAAAGTTCACCGTCAGTTGGCTACGTGGGAACGGCCAGCGATGATAACAAGGAGTTTTTTAACCTTATGGCAGCTATGCTAAGGGAAAACGGGGCTGTTGAGGTAAACCACGCCTTGCTCGCTCTTAACAACGCTGACATTTCAAAAGCCAAATACATTTTAAAACATTCGGATATTATTTATATCAGCGGAGGAGATGTAGACAAGGGGATAGAAAAACTTAAAGAGCGGCATATGGTAAATTTCCTTGCTGAGCTTTATCAAGAGGGCAAACCCTTTTTCGGACTCTCTGCCGGGAGTATCATGCTGGCGAAGGAATGGGTGCGCTGGCGCAACCCCGCCGATGACACAACGGCTGAGAAATTTCCATGTCTGGGGTTCGCCCCTGTGCTTTGCGACACCCACGATGAGGATAGCGGATGGGGGGAGCTTAAATTGCTTTTAATGCTAGAAAAAGAGGGTGCTACTGGGTATGGAATTACTAGCGGGACCGCACTGAGAGTATTCCCGGATGGCAGAATAGAAGCGCTGGGAGGTGCAGTTCATCAGTACGTCAACCGAGGTGGTAAAGTTCATAAAAGAAAAAGTTTGTAAATATCAACATGCAATCCTCAGTTTCCGATTGACGGGAATAATTACCGACTGGTCAACTATAATCTTCTCGTTGGATAATCAATGACAACAAATTCTACTTGTATAAGATGTAAACAAAAAACAAAACATACGGTAAGAAGCAGAGAGAGTCGGTTGCGCAGCTTCTGGTTATATCAGAAGAATACCATCCCAGACCTTCCTATACCTTCTGGAATAGGAGATCTCCTGAGCCCTATACAACGCGCGGGAAGGGATCAGAAAACAACCGACTCAGAAGCGGTTTGATAAAAATCAGCTGATAAAAATCAATGGACTTTTCCTGAATATTCAATGATAATCAGCTAAGAGTTGTAGTTTATTAAGATTGATTTTTATGATTTCTAATAAAAGGAGACTAGAATAATGAAAAGTTTTAGACGTATATCTCTGTTACTAATGACGGTGCTAATTATATCTATTACTGCCATTATCGCGGCCATACCTCTCTATGCCCAAACCCCAGAATTGATTGTCGTACTTAAGAACGGTACACGTCAGACCTTTCCCCTCTCGAATGTGTCGCGCATAGAAGTTTTGGGAATGGAGGCGACCAGCCGCATTAATCCAGCGGGAACCTGGCGCAGAGGTCAAGAAGGTACCACCTGGACGTTCACAGCGGGTGCTGATGGACGCTACTTCGCCCAAGAGAACGGGTTTGCTCAGGTCAACGGAATGGCTTACTTTACGCCTTCTGGCAGCTTCCGTATCGACTATAGGTCAAGGGATGGTGTCTACACGGGGTATACCGAGATGAATTTTGCACCTGATGGTAAGACGGCTGCCGGAACTTGGAATAGCTATACGCCAGATAAAGCAACCAGTCAAGTCACTTGGACTCGCGTGAATTGAGCCGTGGTCCTCAGATAACCTAAATTGAGATCCATCTCTTGTATCAGCACGGTATTGTCGATATCGGTGGCTCCATTACCATTCATACATTTTCCTTTTTGGGTCGGAAATTTGCTTAACCCCAAAACGGAGAGAATCGCCGGAAACGGCGGTTATTTTCACAGGAGAAATGCTAAAATCGGGTTTTGGAAAGATTGACACCCGTATCGTTTGTCGGGTAAAAGGGATCGATTACGGGAGCAACCTTCATTCGTTCTACCTGCATCTTGACACACTCCTTTCTTTCTCGTTTCCGATTATTCGGGTTACTCATCAACTGTTTAACGAAGTAGATTCCTTTTCTAATTTATTTTCGGTTATCTTCTGTGATCATGATCTTTTTTGTTATCGTTTTGCTTTAACTGAGAGATATGCCGTTCCAATCGGTTTAACATCAACAAAACTATAAGAAGCTGGTTTGAAGGAGTTTTCTATCATTTTAGTTAAAGTCATCGTGAACATCCACATTATCATGGATATAAATATAAAACCTATCACCGTGTATGTCTTCATAATCCTCACCTATCGTAACTAAATATTCCGTAATACAGCATCGCTCCTTCTGACCCATCCCTTTTGGTTAGATGACCAATATCACGATTAGTAATAGCAAAGGGTTGACCAATACCTGAAAGATAATCATATTTATTATTTATCTTTTGGTAACAGATATTTAGATTAATAATAGGGACAGCAGAAAAGTATGAAATGGTTCGTTAGACCTCAATATTTGGTGGAACCTCAAGATATTGAGGGATGCTCTGCTGGGAGAAATACCGGTTCAGACCTTCTCAGCGGTGAGTGGGTAGGAGATCTTCTGTTGCAAATATAAAAGGGTAAGGTAGAGATAACAAACGGTTAAAAGCTTCAATCATAAGACATTCTATAATACCTACAACCTGACCATATTCTTCTTGTTCTTCGTGTATTCTGCGATCACGCGCTTTGTATAGGTTGTGTTGGGATCTTTATCTTCAGCCATTAGCCTCTTTGCCTTATTATGGCCAACATTGTAAGCAAAGAGCGCTGTTGGAAGATCATTAAATAGATCTATCATTTTGGAAATGTAGTAAATGCCCATACGGATATTCATTTGGGGGTCACAAAGATCCTTTAAACCGCGATAGGGAATTCCTATTTCCTTGGCAATTTCACTGGCCGTAGAGGGTTGTATCTGCATAAATCCTCTGGCGCCATCTGGTGATATCACATTCTGGCGATAGTTACTTTCTGTCTTCATAATAGCCAAGATGAGACGGTAATCTACGCCATAATGCAGAGATTCCTTTATCACCGTCTGCACAGCAAGAATAATATTCCCATTGCTCATTTTTGCATCTTCTGCCTTTATGTTTTGAGCAATGTGCTGAACTGTTACCGAATTCGTATCATCAGCGCCCCAACAGAGCGTGTCAGACAAAGAAAAAACAGTAAACAGCGGAAAAATTAAAACCAGAATAATGAAAAAAAATCTGGTAGAAACCCGGAAGCGTTTCATAGATTTAAATCCTCCTTTCTCTTAGGATTATGAATACTCATTCATGATACATATAGTGTTCATAATCCTATAGCCGTCTGAACAAAGTCTGATTGATAGAGTTTAATGAAGGGGATTTCAGACGGACTCAACCCCATAAAGGCTGAGATTTAATGATGTGAAACTGCTTAGCGGAATGGTATATATACGAAGAAGATATCTATAGCAAGAAAAAAACGATCAGGTGGCCAATAAGATAGGTAAATCAAGTTATTAGCTGGTGATTATGTTATCGGGGAAACCATTTTTCACAAAAGAACGGATAAGATTTCTTTTTCGGAAGATTATCCTCCCATTGCTTTTGATCTATGCTGTCCTCGGGATTGCCGCAACAATACGCAATATGACCGTAAAAAATAATGAATATGCCGCGGTTCTTCTTTCCGACTATGCATTCTGGCAATATGATTATTGGGTATCTCCCTGCGCCTTTCTCGGGTCCTATATCTCTTGGTCGCACTACTTTAACAACAGAAACATGAAGGTAAAATGGTTTCTTAGTGCCAAGAGCAATGACTTTGAGGAAGTTATTAAAGACAAAAATTGTCAGAGTATTGTGCTGGTTGGACATGGAGATATAGACAGCTGGCAAGCAACGGATATGGAAATTTCAAATTCAGCCGTTAGCACGATGATGAAAGATGTGCCCAAGAAGAGAGGTGAGTGGCTGCAGTTGAGCTGTGGAGGGGATAGCAAATATTTCATGAGAATGGGCGAATTGGTGATGGAAAACAAAAAGAATG
The window above is part of the Deltaproteobacteria bacterium genome. Proteins encoded here:
- a CDS encoding Type 1 glutamine amidotransferase-like domain-containing protein, which produces MSDRKPVYLLAGGRPANRGENNLLIREAFRESDKSSPSVGYVGTASDDNKEFFNLMAAMLRENGAVEVNHALLALNNADISKAKYILKHSDIIYISGGDVDKGIEKLKERHMVNFLAELYQEGKPFFGLSAGSIMLAKEWVRWRNPADDTTAEKFPCLGFAPVLCDTHDEDSGWGELKLLLMLEKEGATGYGITSGTALRVFPDGRIEALGGAVHQYVNRGGKVHKRKSL
- a CDS encoding lytic transglycosylase domain-containing protein, which gives rise to MKRFRVSTRFFFIILVLIFPLFTVFSLSDTLCWGADDTNSVTVQHIAQNIKAEDAKMSNGNIILAVQTVIKESLHYGVDYRLILAIMKTESNYRQNVISPDGARGFMQIQPSTASEIAKEIGIPYRGLKDLCDPQMNIRMGIYYISKMIDLFNDLPTALFAYNVGHNKAKRLMAEDKDPNTTYTKRVIAEYTKNKKNMVRL